From the Microbacterium thalassium genome, one window contains:
- a CDS encoding lytic transglycosylase domain-containing protein, with protein sequence MAREQPACGIRWTTLAGIGATESAHGTHGGGALNADGVAQPAIYGPDLLGIDTARIDDTDDGALDGTAEIDRAVGPMQFIPATWATWGSDGDGDGRADPQQIDDAALAAARYLCRYGDLSDADTWRTAVFAYNHLESYVDQVAATAVAYARGADG encoded by the coding sequence ATGGCCCGGGAGCAGCCCGCCTGCGGCATCCGCTGGACGACCCTCGCGGGGATCGGCGCGACCGAGTCGGCGCACGGCACGCACGGAGGCGGGGCGCTGAACGCCGACGGCGTCGCCCAGCCCGCGATCTACGGCCCCGATCTGCTCGGCATCGACACCGCGCGCATCGACGACACCGACGACGGCGCCCTCGACGGCACGGCCGAGATCGACCGCGCCGTCGGGCCGATGCAGTTCATCCCCGCGACGTGGGCGACGTGGGGCTCCGACGGCGATGGCGACGGCCGGGCCGATCCTCAGCAGATCGACGATGCCGCGCTCGCCGCGGCGCGGTATCTGTGCCGCTACGGCGACCTGTCCGACGCCGACACGTGGCGGACCGCGGTGTTCGCGTACAACCACCTCGAGTCCTACGTCGATCAGGTCGCCGCGACGGCGGTCGCCTATGCGCGCGGCGCCGACGGCTGA
- a CDS encoding vWA domain-containing protein: MSNPSAIDQRRAERAERRRRILIWTTAAVIVLMIASIGTLSVLIVRAVADQPIAFPDDEPAAAAGSDPCTEVSVLSSYENAEMVAALAAAYNDEPRDVNGSCVTVSAEREKSGYAAEQSASGFSQTSMEQPTVWMPDASTWLAVARDMGAEDVVPASGESTAESNIVLAMPQPLAAAIGWDVEAPSWADVFEAAADENLWSDLGYPEWGSFKLGKTSPVAATSGEAAMLASYGTAAGSLDDVSAATIADPAIAAAVTEQELSVSHYMSTPEHFLWHARQAEQAGSAADFLSAVIVDEKSVWDYNRGITSRDGATRIESDPPREKLVTVYPTDGFYVADNPAVVLTGDWVTDGQKAAAEDFLRYTRTAQGQQVVRESGYRDLNGELDASVMDVGALEAEPAGARALPGSDVVVAVNEAFPDVRKRANVLFLVDVSGSMNDPITDEDTKLTGAQDAIELALDHFTDGDNVGLAAFSQDSSGALVPGEVSPVADIAQTRDDFVAGLNALTAPADNHTPLYQAVDEAAAAMAEEWSSDRINAIVVLSDGRNATDSGAGTGRDDLLADLADLHHETPILVFTLAYGEDADVETLQAISKATGAHYYDATDPTKVKSVLGDLVTSF, from the coding sequence GTGAGCAATCCCTCCGCCATCGATCAGCGACGCGCCGAGCGCGCCGAACGACGACGCCGCATCCTCATCTGGACGACGGCCGCCGTCATCGTGCTCATGATCGCGTCCATCGGCACGCTCTCGGTCCTGATCGTCCGCGCCGTGGCCGACCAGCCCATCGCCTTCCCCGACGACGAGCCGGCCGCAGCGGCGGGCTCGGATCCGTGCACCGAGGTCTCGGTGCTGTCGTCGTACGAGAACGCCGAGATGGTCGCGGCCCTCGCCGCCGCCTACAACGACGAGCCCCGGGACGTGAACGGCTCGTGCGTGACCGTGAGCGCCGAGCGCGAGAAGTCGGGCTACGCGGCCGAGCAGTCGGCGTCGGGCTTCAGCCAGACCTCGATGGAGCAGCCGACGGTCTGGATGCCCGATGCCTCGACGTGGCTCGCCGTCGCGCGCGACATGGGCGCCGAGGACGTCGTGCCCGCCTCGGGCGAGAGCACCGCCGAGTCCAACATCGTGCTGGCGATGCCGCAGCCGCTGGCCGCCGCCATCGGCTGGGACGTCGAGGCGCCGTCGTGGGCGGATGTCTTCGAAGCCGCAGCCGACGAGAACCTCTGGTCCGACCTCGGCTACCCCGAATGGGGCTCGTTCAAGCTGGGCAAGACCTCGCCGGTCGCAGCGACCTCGGGCGAAGCCGCGATGCTGGCGTCCTACGGCACCGCCGCCGGCTCCCTCGACGACGTCAGCGCCGCCACGATCGCCGATCCGGCCATCGCCGCAGCGGTCACCGAGCAGGAGCTGTCGGTCAGCCACTACATGTCGACGCCCGAGCACTTCCTGTGGCACGCACGGCAGGCCGAGCAGGCCGGTTCCGCCGCGGACTTCCTGTCGGCGGTCATCGTCGACGAGAAGTCGGTGTGGGACTACAACCGCGGCATCACGAGCCGTGACGGCGCGACGCGCATCGAGTCCGACCCGCCGCGCGAGAAGCTCGTGACCGTCTACCCGACCGACGGCTTCTATGTCGCCGACAACCCCGCGGTCGTGCTGACCGGCGACTGGGTGACCGACGGGCAGAAGGCGGCCGCCGAGGACTTCCTGCGCTACACGCGCACCGCCCAGGGCCAGCAGGTCGTCCGCGAGTCGGGCTACCGCGATCTCAACGGCGAGCTGGACGCCTCGGTGATGGACGTCGGCGCGCTCGAGGCCGAGCCGGCGGGTGCCCGCGCCCTCCCGGGATCCGATGTCGTCGTGGCGGTGAACGAGGCGTTCCCCGACGTCCGCAAGCGCGCGAACGTGCTGTTCCTCGTGGATGTGTCGGGGTCGATGAACGACCCCATTACGGACGAGGACACGAAGCTCACCGGCGCGCAGGACGCGATCGAGCTCGCGCTGGACCACTTCACCGACGGTGACAACGTCGGCCTGGCTGCTTTCTCGCAGGACTCCTCGGGGGCGCTCGTTCCGGGCGAGGTCTCTCCCGTCGCCGACATCGCGCAGACCCGCGACGACTTCGTGGCCGGCCTGAACGCACTCACTGCTCCGGCCGACAACCACACACCGTTGTATCAGGCGGTCGACGAAGCCGCTGCGGCGATGGCCGAGGAATGGTCTTCGGATCGCATCAATGCCATCGTGGTGCTCAGCGATGGGCGGAACGCGACCGATTCCGGCGCCGGGACGGGGCGCGACGACCTGCTGGCAGACTTGGCTGACCTGCACCACGAGACGCCGATCCTCGTCTTCACACTCGCGTACGGCGAGGACGCCGACGTGGAGACGCTGCAGGCGATCTCGAAGGCCACCGGAGCCCACTACTACGACGCCACCGACCCCACCAAGGTCAAGTCGGTGCTGGGCGACCTGGTCACCAGCTTCTGA